Proteins encoded in a region of the Streptomyces sp. PCS3-D2 genome:
- a CDS encoding glycosyltransferase 87 family protein translates to MTLSPAPSRSPSSLAGVLATGSLLVLGVLCIALRVPMADDLARGLSAAEWRPPAGYPPFAAILFTPAAWLPTGLLKAVLLLGNAALLALLIALSCRLAGLPARTAPVLAATIAGLWLEPLFQAPLPGQVNLALACLVLWDLARPGAALGKGFALGTAAGITLTPAVLVPYLLATRRVRAGLTALAALAGTALLGRLVLPEESAAFWSRHLAATGRALVLDGPGLWVWCVPLLTVLVARVRTARNRTVSRSPTARRRP, encoded by the coding sequence GTGACCTTGAGCCCCGCTCCCAGCCGCTCGCCGTCGTCCCTCGCCGGTGTGCTGGCGACGGGCTCGCTGCTCGTACTGGGCGTGCTCTGCATCGCCCTGCGCGTCCCGATGGCCGACGATCTGGCCCGGGGCCTCTCCGCCGCCGAATGGCGCCCGCCCGCCGGGTACCCGCCGTTCGCGGCGATCCTGTTCACCCCGGCGGCCTGGCTGCCGACCGGGTTACTGAAAGCCGTGCTCCTCCTCGGCAACGCCGCCCTGCTCGCCCTGCTGATCGCCCTGTCCTGCCGGCTCGCGGGACTGCCGGCCAGGACCGCGCCCGTCCTGGCCGCCACCATCGCCGGTCTGTGGCTGGAGCCGCTGTTCCAGGCCCCGCTCCCCGGTCAGGTCAACCTCGCCCTCGCCTGCCTGGTCCTGTGGGACCTGGCCCGCCCCGGTGCCGCGCTCGGCAAGGGCTTCGCACTGGGAACCGCCGCCGGGATCACCCTGACCCCGGCGGTCCTCGTCCCGTACCTGCTGGCCACCCGCCGGGTGCGGGCCGGGCTGACGGCACTGGCCGCCCTGGCCGGCACCGCCCTGCTCGGACGGCTGGTCCTGCCCGAGGAATCCGCCGCGTTCTGGTCCCGGCACCTGGCCGCCACCGGCCGCGCCCTCGTGCTGGACGGGCCGGGCCTGTGGGTCTGGTGCGTCCCGCTGCTCACCGTGCTCGTCGCGCGGGTCCGCACCGCCCGCAACCGGACGGTCAGTCGTTCGCCAACAGCTCGTCGGCGTCCATGA
- a CDS encoding DNA repair helicase XPB — MNGPLIVQSDKTLLLEVDHELAGAARRAIAPFAELERAPEHIHTYRITPLGLWNARAAGHDAEQVVDALVEYSRYPVPHALLVDVAETMARYGRLTLSKHPVHGLVLTSTDRPVLEEILRSKKITPLVGARLDPDTVAVHPSERGQIKQTLLKLGWPAEDLAGYVDGEAHPIDLAEDGWALRPYQQQAVEGFWHGGSGVVVLPCGAGKTLVGAGAMAKARATTLILVTNTVSARQWKHELVRRTSLTEDEIGEYSGTRKEIRPVTIATYQVLTTKRKGVYPHLELFDSRDWGLIVYDEVHLLPAPVFKFTADLQARRRLGLTATLVREDGRESDVFSLIGPKRFDAPWKEIEAQGYIAPADCVEVRVNLTESERLAYATAETEEKYRFCATTATKRKVTEALVRKHRGEQTLVIGQYIDQLDELGEHLGAPVIKGETSNAQREKLFDAFREGEISVLVVSKVANFSIDLPEATVAIQVSGTFGSRQEEAQRLGRVLRPKADGHEARFYSVVARDTIDQDFAAHRQRFLAEQGYAYRIMDADELLAND, encoded by the coding sequence GTGAATGGTCCACTTATCGTCCAGAGCGACAAGACCCTCCTGCTGGAGGTCGACCACGAGCTCGCCGGGGCCGCGCGCCGCGCCATCGCTCCGTTCGCCGAGCTGGAGCGTGCACCCGAGCACATCCACACCTACCGGATCACCCCGCTCGGGCTGTGGAACGCCCGGGCCGCCGGGCACGACGCCGAGCAGGTCGTCGACGCGCTCGTGGAGTACTCCCGCTACCCGGTGCCGCATGCGCTGCTCGTCGACGTCGCCGAGACCATGGCCCGGTACGGCCGCCTCACCCTCTCCAAGCACCCCGTGCACGGCCTGGTGCTGACCAGCACCGACCGGCCGGTGCTGGAGGAGATCCTGCGGTCGAAGAAGATCACCCCGCTGGTCGGGGCGCGGCTCGACCCGGACACCGTGGCCGTGCACCCCTCCGAGCGCGGACAGATCAAGCAGACGCTGCTCAAGCTGGGCTGGCCCGCCGAGGACCTCGCCGGCTACGTCGACGGCGAGGCGCACCCGATCGACCTGGCGGAGGACGGCTGGGCACTGCGCCCGTACCAGCAGCAGGCCGTCGAGGGCTTCTGGCACGGCGGCTCCGGCGTGGTCGTGCTGCCCTGCGGCGCCGGCAAGACGCTCGTCGGCGCGGGCGCGATGGCGAAGGCCAGGGCGACCACGCTGATCCTGGTCACGAACACCGTGTCGGCTCGCCAGTGGAAGCACGAGCTGGTCAGGCGGACGTCGCTGACGGAGGACGAGATCGGCGAGTACTCCGGCACCCGCAAGGAGATCCGGCCGGTCACGATCGCCACGTACCAGGTCCTGACGACGAAGCGGAAGGGCGTCTACCCGCACCTGGAGCTCTTCGACTCCCGGGACTGGGGCCTGATCGTCTACGACGAGGTGCACCTGCTGCCCGCGCCGGTCTTCAAGTTCACCGCCGACCTGCAGGCGCGGCGCCGGCTGGGCCTGACGGCGACGCTGGTGCGCGAGGACGGGCGGGAGTCGGACGTCTTCTCACTGATCGGGCCGAAGCGGTTCGACGCCCCGTGGAAGGAGATCGAGGCGCAGGGCTACATCGCGCCCGCCGACTGCGTGGAGGTCCGGGTCAACCTGACCGAGTCCGAGCGCCTGGCGTACGCGACCGCCGAAACGGAGGAGAAGTACCGCTTCTGCGCGACGACGGCGACGAAGCGGAAGGTCACCGAGGCGCTGGTGCGCAAGCACCGGGGCGAGCAGACCCTCGTCATCGGGCAGTACATCGACCAGCTCGACGAGCTCGGTGAGCACCTGGGCGCGCCCGTCATCAAGGGCGAGACCTCCAACGCGCAGCGCGAGAAGCTCTTCGACGCCTTCCGCGAGGGCGAGATCAGCGTACTGGTCGTCTCGAAGGTCGCGAACTTCTCCATCGACCTGCCGGAGGCCACGGTCGCCATCCAGGTGTCGGGCACCTTCGGTTCGCGCCAGGAGGAGGCGCAGCGCCTGGGCCGTGTCCTGCGCCCGAAGGCGGACGGCCACGAGGCGCGTTTCTACTCGGTCGTCGCGCGCGACACGATCGACCAGGACTTCGCCGCGCACCGGCAGCGGTTCCTCGCCGAGCAGGGGTACGCCTACCGGATCATGGACGCCGACGAGCTGTTGGCGAACGACTGA
- a CDS encoding DoxX family protein, with translation MTSTRFDRSRLLDPSPPAATVVHDVGLLLLRLAVGLTMAAHGTMKLFGWFGGPGLTATGKGFSAAGYPAGDAMAVIAGLSETLGGLGLALGLLTPLAGAALTGVFVNILAVRGFGAYFPPKGVELEVVLFASVIALTLTGPGRYAVDHHLPVLRASRPQYSLLALLVGAVAGFVVLLIRD, from the coding sequence ATGACCTCCACGCGGTTCGACCGGTCGCGCCTCCTCGACCCCTCGCCGCCCGCCGCCACGGTCGTCCACGACGTCGGCCTGCTCCTGCTGCGTCTCGCCGTCGGCCTCACCATGGCCGCCCACGGCACGATGAAGCTTTTCGGCTGGTTCGGCGGCCCGGGCCTCACCGCGACCGGCAAGGGCTTCTCCGCGGCCGGCTATCCCGCCGGGGACGCCATGGCCGTCATCGCCGGTCTCTCCGAGACCCTCGGCGGCCTGGGTCTGGCCCTCGGCCTGCTGACCCCGCTCGCCGGCGCCGCCCTGACCGGCGTCTTCGTCAACATCCTCGCGGTCCGCGGCTTCGGTGCCTACTTCCCGCCCAAGGGCGTGGAACTCGAAGTGGTGCTCTTCGCCTCGGTCATCGCCCTCACGCTCACCGGGCCCGGCCGCTATGCCGTCGACCACCACCTCCCGGTACTGCGCGCATCACGGCCCCAGTACTCCCTGCTCGCCCTGCTGGTGGGTGCCGTCGCGGGCTTCGTCGTCCTGCTCATCCGGGACTGA
- a CDS encoding DUF4291 domain-containing protein, with protein MQAVPHRRIRAAHTDTTLTVYQAYAPRLGVPAARDNRFPPAWKRERMTWIKPSFLWMMYRCGWATKADQETVLAVEITREGFDRALRGACLSHFEAGVHADRASWQESLRAAPARVQWDPERDLHLNPLPYRSLQLGLSGPASRAYADAWTVSIRDVTPLVREIHGLLRSGAEGAEDAARALLPVETPYPSGPLEHLGA; from the coding sequence ATGCAAGCCGTACCGCACCGCCGGATCCGCGCCGCCCACACCGACACCACCCTCACCGTCTACCAGGCCTACGCACCCCGTCTCGGGGTCCCGGCCGCCCGCGACAACCGCTTCCCGCCCGCCTGGAAGCGCGAGCGGATGACGTGGATCAAGCCGTCGTTCCTGTGGATGATGTACCGCTGCGGCTGGGCCACCAAGGCCGACCAGGAAACGGTACTGGCGGTCGAGATCACCCGCGAGGGCTTCGACCGGGCACTGCGCGGGGCCTGCCTGTCGCACTTCGAGGCGGGCGTACACGCCGACCGGGCGTCCTGGCAGGAGTCGCTGCGCGCGGCGCCCGCCCGCGTGCAGTGGGACCCCGAGCGCGACCTGCACCTGAACCCGTTGCCCTACCGCTCGCTCCAGCTGGGCCTGTCGGGTCCGGCGTCGCGGGCGTACGCCGACGCGTGGACGGTCTCCATCCGCGATGTGACCCCGCTGGTCCGGGAGATCCACGGCCTGCTCCGGTCGGGCGCGGAGGGGGCCGAGGACGCGGCCCGCGCCCTGCTGCCGGTGGAGACCCCCTACCCGTCGGGTCCGCTGGAACACCTGGGCGCGTGA